One region of Lactobacillus johnsonii genomic DNA includes:
- a CDS encoding YozE family protein, with product MAYRESFYRFLMTQRNPDSLDDIAEFANNAQHDSSFPKQEEDYEKLSEYLELNAGYLPSMSVFDKAYQLYLDNMN from the coding sequence ATGGCTTATCGTGAGAGCTTTTATCGTTTTTTAATGACTCAAAGAAATCCTGATTCTTTAGATGATATTGCTGAATTTGCTAATAATGCTCAACATGACAGCTCTTTTCCAAAACAAGAAGAAGACTATGAAAAATTATCAGAATACTTAGAATTAAATGCTGGTTATTTACCAAGCATGAGCGTTTTTGACAAGGCATATCAATTATATTTAGATAATATGAACTGA